The genomic segment acacttggtcactttgagctcattatgatgatgcattaccgagtgggcccaaagatacctctccgtcatacggagtgacaaatcccagtcttgatccgtgtcaacccaacagacacttttggagatacccgtagtatacctttgtagtcacccagttacgttgtaacgtttggtacacccaaagcactcctacggtatccgggagtcacacgatctcatggtctaaggaaaagatacttgacattggaaaaactctagcaaacgaactatacgatcttgtgctatgtttaggattgggtcttgtccatcacatcattctcctaatgatgtgatctcgttatcaatgacatccaatgtccatagtcaggaaaccatgactatctgttgatcaacgagctagtcaactagaggcttactagggacatgttggtgtctatgtattcacacatgtattacgatttccggataacacaattatagcatgaataaaagacaattatcatgaacaaggaaatataataataatccttttattattgcctctagggcatatttccaacaagttaGGGCTTAAAAACGGTTTCATGGTCTGTATATTTTGTTGAGGTGGTATATACTAACCCCTCATGATGACAGTGAAACTTGCGATGATAGGATGACACCCTTCTTTTGGATGTGGTGGTAGGATGACACCATAGTTGTGCTAAGTTAGAACTTGCTATGCCATATGATCATGCATGCTTACTACGTCTGCTCCATTGCTTGCTTCTTGATTGTTCTTTTGCTTGTTGCTTCAACTGCTGCTCTTGTGCACTGCTAGGACAAATGCTATGCGGTGTTCGTCTGAGGGCACCAGGGGTTTACAGTTCATAGGAAGTTTGCAGTGAACAAGTTGCATCTTACAGCAACAGAAGCCATAGAGGGTTTAAGACTAGGCAGGCGGCATAAAGAAGCTTACGCCAACTATGTGCGAAAGCACGCAGTTGGTGTGGTTGAAATTGGCAACGTTGTAGTTGCCAAGGCGGCGCCACGCCTTGTGGTGAagaacttcatcatcatcgtgcAGTTCATCGCCATTGTAGTGCTATGACGTTGGTGTGCTAGATGTGATCATGTGTAAGATAACCTCACCACATAGGGTACAAGGTTAGCACACTTCGCATCGTGTGCGCAACCAAACATCGTGCTTATGTGTGAGTTCAAACAATACGGACAACCAAAAAGCTATCCCCTAATACGTGAAAACTAAATACGGACAACCAAACATCTTGTAGGTGTTGGTTTAAAGGTTACATTTACTCAACCAGCCATCGACCCTTGAGCTAGTCAGGACCGGCCGCTACCAAACACGCCGATACAATATTCCAAAAAGTTTGGCGAGCTGCAAGTTCGTAGTGGGTCAATTCTCGTTCCTGATCTTTTTTGAAAGTTCGTTCCTGATTTCCACGTACATGACTTCCAACTGTCCAAGTCAATGAACTTCAAAAAAAAACTGTCCAAGTCAATGCATGGCGATCGTCCACTGAAAAAGATAAAAATAAAAATCATGGCGATCGTAGCTGGAccggccatggccatggccatgCCTGACTGACCTGCGCCAGCGTACGAGACCCTCGGCGAGTCGTGGCCGAGAGACTTGGTACGTGCATCTTGTTCCCCCACACGGCCACATCAACCCGTTCGCCACGCAGTGGCTGTGTACCTGGCCTTGTTGTTTTCTGTTTTAGTCCCGTGCGAGGTGTGCCCCGGACGTGTACGCCGGGTATGGAGTATCATGTACTCCTATGTATTCCTACGTCCGTCCAAAGTTGTGGCTTGTCCGTGCTGTGGAACTCCGGTAAATGGTGCCTTCGGCGATGCTCTGTTCCGTGTACTGTAGTGCGTGAAACGGTTGGCGCATGTACAGATGTACTCTACTCGTTTTGCATGCCGTCTTGGAGCAGCTGAGTCTCCTCaggtaaatatatatatatatttttaaaaaaaaattgtaAATGTATTTTGAAGTATTCATGATGCATTCAAAAAGTTGACAATGtgtatttcaaaaaatgttcgacGTGTATTTAAAAATCATTGTGTAAAATCATTCTTGCATTTCAAGAAACACGTTGAATTTTTTTAATACAAGTTGAACAGTCATATTTCAAGATACCTATTTTTAGTTTTTAAATCCATGTAAAAATAAACACAAACTTGGAGGAAAACAATAATAAAAACCGGTGGCTGGACATATAATTGGGCAAAAATATAACCAATTTCTAAAACCGCTAGCTGGGCGTATAATTAAGAAAAAATGAACGACGTGTTTCTCATGCGGTTAGCTAATGATCCCTAATTTTCTGAAAATTAGAAAACTCGCCGAATGTATTTCGTTTGAGATTGGATTGGTTCGGAAATATATAAAGAAAATAAGGAACTGAATGTAATAAGCAAGTAACAGAAGGTGGCGCTGTGGCTAGGCCTACAAGCGCATGCCACAAGCGTTCGAGTTTGAATCTCACAGACGCCATGGTATCAATTTGTCACTCTAGCTTAAATTATGGTACCAACGTCTCGTAAGGTGACCATATTATCACCCTAGCTTAAATTTGTCGCGTTGTGCGTACGAAACTGTGATATTTGGTGTCAGATAAGACTTTTCGGCTGTCATCGACAAGGTCAGGCCGACTCCGGTATGAGAGTGGCGACAACAGCATGTTGGCGGCTCGTCCTATCAGCGGCAGTGGCCGTTCAGTGGTCCATTGACCTCGATGTAATTTTTACTATGTTTGAGGTGCTTTGTACTTTCAATGAATCTTTATAATACTTGtaacaaataaataaaaattcCTCCTCCCtcataaaaaataaataaaaattgtGGTACTCCGTCGTTAAATCCCTCCTCTAGCGCGGTTACTGTAGACAGAGGATCTGCATCCCTCTCCCCGCCCGCGCGGCAGCCACCTCCTCCCTCGTTGTACACCCTCGCCAATCTCCCGCTACCGAACACTGGCACCCGCATTGCTCCGAGCTCAACGCACGAGCACCCGCCATTAACTATTCACAAGCTTCACTTCGCTCTGCAATTTCTCTGTAAGATCGAGGCAGAGCGTACGCAGAAAAGCAAAGCGCGCGAGTGTGTTCCGAGATGGCTACGGCGCTGTTGCCGGGCACCGGGATGACGCTATCTGGGGCGTGGCAGCAGGTCCGTGGCCCGGTGATCGTGCCGCTGCTGCGCGCGTCCGTGCTGCTCTGCGTCGCCATGTCCGCGATGCTGTTCACGGAGAAGGTGTACATGGCGGTGGTCGTCCTCGCGCTGCGGCTGCTCGGCCGCCGCCCCAAGCGGCAGTCCCGGTGGGAGCCCATGCGCGACGGCGAGGATCCCGAGCTCGGCAGCGCCGCCTACCCCATGGTCCTTGTCCAGATTCCCATGTACAACGAGCGCGAGGTGAGCACTGTGCACCGGCACGACGGCGGTGCATTGCATATTCAGTGCGTCCTTGGCTGACTACTACGTACGAGTAGTCTGCTACGATGTTCTCTGGCAGACTGAGCTTTCGTATCCTCGTTGATTTGCAGGTGTACCGGCTGTCGATCGGGGCGGCGTGCGGGCTCTCCTGGCCGTCCGATCGGATCATCGTCCAGGTGCTCGACGACTCCACAGACCCTGTCGTCAAGGTAAATTGGGGAACGATCACCTTTTGTCATTAGAATATCACGAGACAGTTTAGCTTATTAGAGGAATTTGGTTAGCATCTTTGTTTGCATGTCCTGGGGCAGTGGTGTGCTGCAGTGCACGCATGCTACTCACTCAGTTTTGGGTCGACACTATCTCTGCACTGCACGGACGACCCGCGAGAAATGAAAATAAAAACGATGGTTTGTGAGTGTGCAGGAGTTGGTGCAGGTGGAGTGCCAGCGCTGGGCGAGGAAGGGCGTGAACATCAAGTATGAGACCCGGAACAACCGGTGCGGGTACAAGGCCGGCGCGCTCAAGGAAGGCATGAAGCACGGCTACGTCAAAGACTGCGACTTGGTGGCCATCTTCGACGCCGACTTCCAGCCGGAGCCCGACTTCCTGTCGCGCTCCGTCCCCTTCCTCGTCCACAACCCCGATATCGCCCTCGTGCAAGCCCGTTGGAAATTCGGTATGTACACTAAGCTAATAAATTGGTTCTGTTCACACTAACACGGCAAACACTGTTATTTGCGCTTCTCGAGCTCTGAGACGAAATTGCAATAACTGAAATCGTCTGACTTGACAAAATGTATATCGTGTGTATGTACTTAGTTATGTTCCAAATAATTTAGAACTATTAGCATGGATTTTTCAATGTCAGATGCACCGGTGGAACACTTATGAGTTAAACTTATTTTATAGCTGGAAGTTTAGCTTAGCCGTAAAAGTGCTCGCACATATACTATTATGTAGTTCTGAAAAATCCTTTAGCCTTGTAACTATAATTTTCTGAATTACTTACACATAAGTGCTACTCCTTTAAAAGGAAACATGTATCAGTATCATTGGCTAGTTTAGCAATGGCATATTGATGATATGATGTTGTTTGGTGATACGTGATAGTACTTACTTGGTACTACTACTTTTTTTGGGTTGAATTTCTTCTGCATTGTGATGACATTTCTCTTGTTGCTGCCGCTGCTTCTGGGCGAACAGTGAATGCAGATGAATGCTTGATGACAAGAATGCAGGAGATGTCCTTGGACTACCACTTCAAGGTGGAGCAAGAAGTGGGCTCCTCGACCTATGCCTTTTTTGGATTCAATGGTAAACTTGGTCACAACTTTGCTCTTGTGGAGCATTCTGTATGTTTCCTTTTTATTATTTCCATGATTTTGTCTATATTTCTTCTGTAGCGATAGATATGTGTTCCTTCCCTTGTTTCCAGTTAACAACAGAACTTGTTGAATAGGAACCGCTGGTGTGTGGCGCATATCTGCTCTGAATGAGGCAGGTGGTTGGAAGGACCGAACCACAGTTGAAGACATGGACCTGGCTGTCCGAGCAAGTCTCAAGGGATGGAAATTTGTGTACCTTGGTGATCTCAAGGTAAATATGCACCATTAACCTACAAGTTCATGCCACATTAGAGCATCATTCTATTGCTTACTTATATGTTAATTGTTGTGGAGGTTCAAATAAATGTAGAGCGAACCATGTGTCGAACTTGTAATTGTTGTTTTCAGGTAAAAAATGAGCTCCCTAGTACGTTCAAAGCATTTCGGTACCAGCAACATAGATGGTCGTGCGGGCCGGCAAATCTGTTCAGGAAAATGGTGATGGAGATCATCACAAATAAGGTCACTTACACTAGGCTATATTTTGGGGGACGTTAGTACATGCAGAATTTACTTGCTAACTAGCTATATAATGTCTTGATGCAGAAAGTGACACTTTGGAAGAAAATCCATGTGGTCTACAACTTCTTCTTTCTGCGCAAGGTTGTCGCACACATTGTGACCTTTGTGTTCTACTGCCTTGTTATCCCGGCCACGGTCTTAGTTCCCGAGGTTGAGGTACCAAAGTGGGGTTGCGTATATATTCCAGCTATTATCACCCTTCTCAGTGTTGTTGGGACTCCAAGGTGCCAATCATCTAAACATCTATGAAATTTGTTTAAAAGTTGATGAACCTATGCTTCCTGACTTCTGGGCAATGACAGATGCATATTAACATGAGAAATCGTCAAATGTCGCAGGTCTGTTCACTTAGTTATCTTTTGGGCACTATTTGAGAATGTTATGTCATTGCATAGAGCAAAGGCCACCTTCATCGGTCTATTGGAGGCACACACGGTGAATGAATGGGTGGTGACAGAAAAGCTTGGTGACACTGTGAAGACTAAAATGCCAAGTAAAGCTTTGAAAAAGTTGAGGATGGGGATAGGAGAAAGGTACACAATGATAATTTCCTTAATTCATGTGCATTTCTTGATTCTCCTATCTAAACTATTATATGAAATCAGGTTACATCTTTGGGAGCTTGGTGTTGCAGCCTACCTCTTCATTTGCGGATGCTACAGCATTTCATTTGGGAATAACCATTACTTCATCTTTCTCCTTATGCAATCCATCGCTTTCTTCATCGTCGGTGTGGGCTATGTTGGGACATTCGTCACACAATGATGGTATCCGTTCTGAGTTTACCATGTCTTCGATGCTTTCAAGTTTCATGCTATATAATATAATCAATATGAAAGATAAGATCAAGAAGCCTTCTCTTGAGTGTAATGTCCTTTGACAAAAATGCAGTAGCAACACATCACATAGGTATATGGGTGTGTTTTAGCTGCTAGGAATGTGCCATACGCATGAGATCGGTGATGATCAAGCAAGTTGTCTAGAGTATCTGCATCACTGTAGCAAAAAAGAAATGATATTTTTCCAAGGTTCGCCATTTTTCTAGACATATAAGCAAGGAAAAGTATCACCTTCCATTGTTAAGGAAGAAAGTAAAGTGCCTGGTGTTTCCTCACCTTTGGCCCACACCTTCAGTTATATCTTTTACCCTTTACCCCTGCTGAATGTTAAGTTCAATAAATAAATGCATTTTGGGAACATTTCCTTTAAGGAAATTGTATTTCAAACAGAGTTAGTAGCATACAAGCATTGCTTGCAGGAGACTAGCTTCTCTATCTCTTGTTGAGTTCATTGGACAATAGGAGGGAGCACCGACGAGCACACACACATGGGGTGGACCAGTGCTGGGCGTGAGcatctgatgacccacaagtataggggatctatcgtagtcctttcgataagtaagagtgtcgaacccaacaagaagcagaaggaaatgataagcggttttcagcaaggtattctctgcaagtactgaaataagtggtaacagatagttttgtgataagataggttgtaacgagcagcaagtaacaaaagtaaataaagtgcagcaaggtggcccaatcctttttgtagcaaaggacaagccggaacaaactcttataataggaaaagcgctcccgaggacacatgggaatatcgtcaagctagttttcatcacgttcatatgattcgcgttcgatactttgataatttgatatgtgggtggaccggtgcttgggtgctgttcttacttgaacaagcatcccacttatgattaacctctattgcaagcatccgcaactacaacaaaagtattaaggtaaacctaacgatagcatgaaacatgtggatccaaatcagccccttacgaagcaacgcataaactggggtttaagcttctgtcactctagcaacccatcatctacctattacttcccaatgcctttctctagacccaaataatggtgaagtgttatgtagtcaacgttcacataacaccactagaggctagacaacatacatcttatcaaaatatcaaacgaataccaaattcacatgactactcatagcaagacttctcccttgtcctcaggaacgaacgtaattactcacaaagcatattcatgttcataatcagaggggtaataatatgcatataggatctggacataggatcttccaccaaataaaccaattagcatcaactacaaggagtaatcaacactactagcaacctactagcaccaatcccggactttgagacaagaattggatacaagagatgaactagggtttggagatgagatggtgctggtgaagatgttgatggagattgccctctcccgatgagaggagagttggtgatgacgatggtgatgatttccccctccggaagggaagtatccccggcagaactgctctgtcggagctctagattggatccgccaaggtttcgcctcgtggtggcggagtctcgtcccgaaaagttccttcctatttttttctcatcgaaagacatcatataggagaagatggacatcggagagccaccagggggcccacgaggtagggggcgcgccctaggggggggcgccccccaccctcgtgagaagggtgtgggccccctggccttcatctttg from the Triticum urartu cultivar G1812 unplaced genomic scaffold, Tu2.1 TuUngrouped_contig_4384, whole genome shotgun sequence genome contains:
- the LOC125527741 gene encoding probable glucomannan 4-beta-mannosyltransferase 9 — its product is MATALLPGTGMTLSGAWQQVRGPVIVPLLRASVLLCVAMSAMLFTEKVYMAVVVLALRLLGRRPKRQSRWEPMRDGEDPELGSAAYPMVLVQIPMYNEREVYRLSIGAACGLSWPSDRIIVQVLDDSTDPVVKELVQVECQRWARKGVNIKYETRNNRCGYKAGALKEGMKHGYVKDCDLVAIFDADFQPEPDFLSRSVPFLVHNPDIALVQARWKFVNADECLMTRMQEMSLDYHFKVEQEVGSSTYAFFGFNGTAGVWRISALNEAGGWKDRTTVEDMDLAVRASLKGWKFVYLGDLKVKNELPSTFKAFRYQQHRWSCGPANLFRKMVMEIITNKKVTLWKKIHVVYNFFFLRKVVAHIVTFVFYCLVIPATVLVPEVEVPKWGCVYIPAIITLLSVVGTPRSVHLVIFWALFENVMSLHRAKATFIGLLEAHTVNEWVVTEKLGDTVKTKMPSKALKKLRMGIGERLHLWELGVAAYLFICGCYSISFGNNHYFIFLLMQSIAFFIVGVGYVGTFVTQ